The Anaerolineae bacterium genomic interval CGTAGCGCCCGTATTTGCCCTCGATGTATCGACGCCCATACCCTTCAGAATCTCGTCCAGTGATCTCATCCTGTTTCCCCTCTTGGGCCCAGCGTTCGAGGATGGCGCGCACGTAGCGCCAGTTGCGCACGTTGCGCTCGGCGGCGATGCGAAAGGCCTCCTCGATCCAGCTCATGGGGTAAGTCCGCTCGGCCTCGCGCAGTTCCTCGGCGATCAGGGGCTGGAGCAGGCCGATGTTCTGCTCATAGAGCACGAAGATGTTGGGGCGCTGGAGCCGCCAGGGCGCCGGCCCCGGCTCTCCCTCCGCATCGGGGGCCGGCTCGCCGGAGGCCAGTTCCTCGGCCAGCCGTCGGCCGGCCGGCTCGTTGAGCACATAGGTCTCTTCCCATTGATTGCCCCTGGCGCGGCGCAGTGTCAGCAAGGTGCCTCGCGCCGCCGCCCGCTCCAGGGCCAATCCGACAGCGTCCTCCGCGCGCTGGCCATCCAGGCCGAGGATATGGTGAAGCTCGGGGTCTTGTTCCAGTTCCTTGCGCAGGAAAAGGACAGGCGCGCCGGCCTGTGCGCGGCGGTACAGCAGGCAGAGGGTGAGTTTCAGCTCCGCCAGGTCGTCCACCGCCGGCAGGAGGTGCTGGAAGAAGGAGGCCGGCAGA includes:
- a CDS encoding DnaD domain protein, which gives rise to MAKRLLGFVGFDEDEETIGLPASFFQHLLPAVDDLAELKLTLCLLYRRAQAGAPVLFLRKELEQDPELHHILGLDGQRAEDAVGLALERAAARGTLLTLRRARGNQWEETYVLNEPAGRRLAEELASGEPAPDAEGEPGPAPWRLQRPNIFVLYEQNIGLLQPLIAEELREAERTYPMSWIEEAFRIAAERNVRNWRYVRAILERWAQEGKQDEITGRDSEGYGRRYIEGKYGRYVKH